The following are from one region of the Nymphalis io chromosome 21, ilAglIoxx1.1, whole genome shotgun sequence genome:
- the LOC126776684 gene encoding probable RNA-binding protein EIF1AD: protein MSKVTKRKHVMNEALWDDYELPKANQSIVKVLKSRGNNLHEVTTPAGEEYLVSMPTKFRKNIWVKRGSYILVEPITEGDKVKAEIVKIMKKDSIKYYKENNLWPKAFDDNRKQDEALSEDDLFVNTNRVQMTQYCSETDSSDSSDSGDDSDSNSEIENSSK from the exons atGTCGAAAGTAACGAAAAGGAAGCACGTAATGAATGAAGCTTTGTGGGACGATTATGAGTTGCCGAAAGCAAATCAAAGTATTGTCAAAGTTTTGAAAAGTAGAGGAAACAATCTTCATGAg GTCACTACTCCTGCCGGTGAAGAATATTTAGTATCAATGCCTACTAAgtttcgaaaaaatatatggGTGAAACGTGGAAGCTACATCCTAGTCGAACCAATAACAGAGGGAGACAAAGTAAAAGCggaaatagtaaaaattatgaagaaggactctataaaatattacaaagaaaacaatttgTGGCCTAAAGCATTTGATGACAATAGAAAACAAGATGAGGCACTTAGTGAGGATGATTTGTTTGTAAACACAAATAGGGTTCAGATGACTCAGTATTGCAGTGAAACAGACTCTAGTGACTCTAGTGACTCTGGTGATGATAGTGATAGCAATAGTGAGATAGAAAATAgtagcaaataa
- the LOC126776686 gene encoding speckle-type POZ protein-like, which translates to MSNLNYTNINTIKWTVPNFVNLLENKTAREFRTEKPKDPCADSMYSRFHLKMQFLGRDNDIIEISPFPVFLKSILTICLKKFEERSIVIKEYRTVQANKWQYLATLFKRDIASFDGRDIFLLSDGSLRLKFQFIVTNDIKVDHSNVPEAQLSNDFENLLNNGLFSDITMKSAEGNEYKVHKAVLASRSVVLKAHIEHNTTECHTNIVESPLEAEVLTEVLTFIYSDKAPRVEHIPEKLLAAADFYELSRLKSLCEEALHKKLTVENAIETLQLADLHSAKILKQLTLEFIKDGQAKLITKTEGWAKLKSVELIKTIYDYMMTDDIEADIK; encoded by the exons atgtcaaatttaaattatacgaatATTAATACAATCAAATGGACTGTACCAAATTTTGTCAatttacttgaaaataaaacGGCGAGAGAGTTTCGAACCGAGAAACCAAAAGATCCATGCGCAGATTCTATGTATTCACGATTTCACTTGAAAATGCAATTTTTAGGACGAGACAATGATATAATTGAAATCT cacCTTTCCCTG tttttttgaaatcaatactaactatttgcttaaaaaaatttgaagaGCGTTCAATAGTTATAAAGGAGTATCGCACAGTTCAGGCTAACAAATGGCAATATTTAGCTACATTATTCAAAAGAGATATTGCGAGTTTTGATGGTCGTGACATATTTCTTTTAAGTGACGGTAGCCTCAGattgaaatttcaatttattgtgACAAATGATATTAAAGTAGACCATTCTAATGTTCCTGAAGCTCAACTGAGTAATGACTTTGAGAATCTGTTAAATAATGGTTTGTTCTCTGATATCACAATGAAATCTGCAGAGGGGAATGAATACAAAGTCCACAAGGCAGTACTCGCTAGTAGGAGTGTGGTTTTGAAGGCTCACATTGAACATAACACTACAGAGTGCCACACAAATATTGTAGAATCTCCACTAGAGGCTGAAGTACTTACGGAagttttgacatttatatacaGTGATAAGGCTCCAAGAGTTGAACATATACCTGAAAAATTGCTGGCAGCTGCTGATTTCTATGAACTAAGTAGATTAAAAAGCTTGTGTGAGGaagcattacataaaaaattaacagtagAGAATGCTATTGAAACTTTACAGCTGGCAGATTTGCACTCAGCTAAAATTCTAAAACAATTGACTTTGGAATTCATAAAGGATGGCCAAGCTAAGCTCATTACTAAGACAGAGGGATGGGCCAAACTGAAATCGGTTgagttaataaaaactatttatgattatatgatGACGGATGATATAGAAgccgatattaaataa
- the LOC126776921 gene encoding probable RNA-binding protein EIF1AD: MSKVTKRKHVMNEALWDDYELPKANQSIVKVLKSRGNNLHEVTTPAGEEYLVSMTTKFRKNIWVKRGSYILVEPITEGDKVKAEIVKIMKKDSIKYYKENNLWPKAFDDNRKQDEALSEDDLFVNTNRVQMTQYCSETDSSDSSDDSDSNSEIENSSK; the protein is encoded by the exons atGTCGAAAGTAACGAAAAGGAAGCATGTAATGAATGAAGCTTTGTGGGACGATTATGAGTTGCCGAAAGCAAATCAAAGTATTGTCAAAGTTTTGAAAAGTAGAGGAAACAATCTTCATGAg GTCACTACTCCTGCCGGTGAAGAATATTTAGTATCAATGACTACTAAgtttcgaaaaaatatatggGTGAAACGTGGAAGCTACATCCTAGTCGAACCAATAACAGAGGGAGACAAAGTAAAAGCggaaatagtaaaaattatgaagaaggactctataaaatattacaaagaaaacaatttgTGGCCTAAAGCATTTGATGACAATAGAAAACAAGATGAGGCACTTAGTGAGGATGATTTGTTTGTAAACACAAATAGGGTTCAGATGACTCAGTATTGCAGTGAAACAGACTCTAGTGACTCTAGTGATGATAGTGATAGCAATAGTGAGATAGAAAATAgtagcaaataa